From a region of the Deinococcus aestuarii genome:
- a CDS encoding YlxR family protein, whose amino-acid sequence MSAQPRHIPERSCVACRRKRPQGEFVRVTRTQEGWRVLAGGRTGRGAYVCADSPECWAEKRLRRAFRGDAPAVSAALLTRPPGPAHSNPTHTATDQPVTT is encoded by the coding sequence GTGTCCGCCCAGCCGCGCCACATCCCCGAGCGGTCCTGCGTGGCCTGCCGCCGAAAGCGTCCCCAGGGCGAGTTCGTGCGGGTCACGCGGACCCAGGAGGGGTGGCGGGTCCTGGCCGGGGGGCGGACGGGCCGGGGGGCCTACGTCTGCGCCGACTCGCCGGAGTGCTGGGCGGAAAAGCGTCTGCGCCGGGCCTTTCGGGGGGACGCCCCGGCGGTCAGCGCGGCGCTGCTGACGCGGCCTCCCGGCCCGGCGCACTCCAATCCGACTCACACAGCCACGGATCAGCCTGTGACAACCTGA
- the nusA gene encoding transcription termination factor NusA — protein sequence MTQGEFNFADALREVAQARNINEMQLIEAFEQSLAQAYTRNVEPDRRVEVHLDPVSGELEVLIVREVVEKVEDENLQISLADALELDPGVEIGMEMEFPVDREKFSRIALQAAKQTLTQKMRETERNVVFNEYKDREGQVLTAQVVRSDNKGNWFVELGAGEAILPPREQIPGEKLVPGNRVKIYLKEVRKTPKGPTILASRADERLLDYLLRQEIPEVANGIVEVKAIAREAGQRSKVAVFSHNPNVDPIGACIGHRGNRIQAVTGELGRERVDVILWDGNTRDFIRNALSPAKVGLIEVHPDVREATVTVTPDQLSLAIGKGGQNVRLAAKLTGFKIDLRETAAVSDLDLAMQQAMQDERAAASNAGSASSAFDALFKDSKSVATASPDDGQE from the coding sequence ATGACCCAGGGTGAATTCAACTTCGCGGACGCGCTGCGTGAGGTCGCGCAGGCCCGCAACATCAACGAGATGCAGCTCATCGAGGCCTTCGAGCAGTCGCTCGCGCAGGCCTACACCCGCAACGTCGAGCCCGACCGCCGGGTGGAGGTTCACCTCGATCCCGTGAGCGGCGAGCTCGAAGTGCTGATCGTGCGCGAGGTCGTCGAGAAGGTGGAGGACGAGAACCTCCAGATTTCCCTCGCCGACGCCCTCGAACTCGACCCCGGCGTCGAGATCGGCATGGAGATGGAGTTCCCGGTGGACCGCGAGAAGTTCAGCCGGATCGCCCTCCAGGCCGCCAAGCAGACGCTGACCCAGAAGATGCGCGAGACCGAGCGCAACGTGGTCTTCAACGAGTACAAGGACCGCGAGGGCCAGGTGCTCACGGCGCAGGTCGTCCGCTCCGACAACAAGGGCAACTGGTTCGTCGAACTGGGTGCGGGCGAGGCGATCCTGCCCCCCCGCGAGCAGATTCCCGGCGAGAAGCTGGTGCCCGGCAACCGGGTCAAGATCTACCTCAAGGAAGTGCGCAAGACGCCCAAGGGCCCGACCATCCTGGCGAGCCGGGCGGACGAGCGGCTCCTCGACTACCTGCTGCGCCAGGAAATTCCCGAGGTCGCCAACGGCATCGTCGAGGTCAAGGCCATCGCGCGCGAGGCGGGGCAGCGGTCGAAGGTCGCGGTGTTCTCGCACAACCCCAACGTGGACCCCATCGGCGCGTGCATCGGGCACCGGGGCAACCGCATCCAGGCGGTGACGGGCGAGCTGGGCCGCGAGCGCGTGGACGTGATCTTGTGGGACGGCAACACCCGCGACTTCATCCGCAACGCGCTCTCGCCCGCAAAAGTGGGCCTCATCGAGGTCCACCCCGACGTGCGCGAGGCGACGGTCACGGTGACGCCCGACCAGCTCTCCCTCGCCATCGGCAAGGGCGGGCAGAACGTGCGGCTGGCGGCCAAGCTGACGGGCTTCAAAATCGACCTGCGCGAGACGGCGGCGGTCAGCGACCTCGACCTGGCGATGCAGCAGGCGATGCAAGACGAGCGGGCGGCGGCGAGCAATGCGGGGAGTGCGAGCTCGGCCTTCGACGCCCTCTTCAAGGACAGCAAGTCGGTCGCCACGGCCAGCCCGGACGACGGGCAGGAGTAA